One Oncorhynchus masou masou isolate Uvic2021 chromosome 18, UVic_Omas_1.1, whole genome shotgun sequence DNA window includes the following coding sequences:
- the LOC135504330 gene encoding dolichyl-diphosphooligosaccharide--protein glycosyltransferase 48 kDa subunit — MAKWTSDKQMNWCSSTLLLKKRTVSMAQTKSRLLGNNFILFLMISSMMHMVLADGKTLVLLDNLNIRDTHAIFFRSLADRGFDLSFKTADDPSLSLIKYGQFLYDHLIIFSPSVEDFGGNISVETITSFIDGGGNVLVAASSDIGDPLREIGSECGIEFDEEKTAVIDHHHYDVSDPGEHTLIVADPDNLLKAPTIVGNPSDKPILFKGVGMVADPDNPLVLDILTGSSTSYSYFPDRPISQYPHAVGKNTLLIAGLQARNNARVVFSGSLHFFSDAFFNAAVQKATPGSQRYAQTGNMELAEALSRWVFKEAGVLRVGAVTHHPVGESTPPAAYTITDLVEYSVVIEMLSEGSWIPFDGEDIQLEFVRIDPFVRTYLKKNGDKYSVQFKLPDVYGVFQFKVDYNRLGYTHLYSSTQVSVRPLQHTQYERFIPSAFPYYASVFSMMGGLFVFSIVFLHMKEKEKSD; from the exons ATGGCGAAGTGGACCTCAGACAAGCAAATGAATTGGTGCAGTTCTACTTTGTTGTTAAAAAAACGCACTGTAAGCATGGCTCAAACAAAATCCAGATTGTTGGgaaacaattttattttattcttgATGATATCGTCCATGATGCACATGGTATTGGCTGACGGAAAGACGCTCGTTTTGTTGGACAACCTCAACATCAGAGATACCCATGCAATCTTCTTCCGCAGTCTGGCAG ATCGTGGCTTTGACCTTTCATTCAAGACTGCAGATGATCCTTCTCTTTCCCTGATCAAATATGGGCAATTTCTCTATGACCACCTCATCATCTTCTCCCCATCCGTGGAAG ACTTTGGTGGCAACATCAGTGTTGAGACAATCACTTCCTTCATCGATGGTGGAGGCAATGTCCTGGTTGCAGCAAGCTCTGATATTG GTGACCCTCTGAGAGAGATAGGCAGTGAATGTGGAATTGAGTTTGATGAGGAGAAGACTGCTGTCATTGATCATCACCATTACGATGTGTCAGACCCTGGTGAG CATACCCTGATTGTTGCTGATCCAGACAATCTTCTGAAGGCTCCCACTATTGTCGGGAACCCCAGTGACAAACCCATCCTCTTCAAGGGTGTTGG CATGGTGGCAGACCCAGATAACCCCCTAGTCCTGGACATTCTGACTGGCTCCTCCACCTCCTACTCCTACTTCCCTGACCGACCCATCTCTCAG TACCCCCATGCTGTTGGAAAGAACACTCTTTTGATCGCTGGGCTCCAGGCCAGGAATAATGCCCGAGTGGTATTCAGTGGCTCACTGCACTTTTTCAGCGATGCCTTCTTCAACGCCGCTGTTCAGAAGGCCACACCTGGCTCCCAGAG GTACGCTCAGACTGGGAACATGGAATTAGCCGAGGCTCTGTCCCGTTGGGTGTTCAAGGAAGCCGGTGTACTCCGGGTGGGAGCCGTTACACATCATCCTGTGGGGGAGAGCACCCCTCCTGCGGCTTACACCATCACAGACCTTGTG GAGTACAGCGTTGTAATTGAGATGCTGTCCGAGGGCAGCTGGATTCCCTTTGATGGGGAAGACATCCAGCTGGAGTTTGTGAGAATCGACCCCTTCGTCAGGACCTACCTCAAGAAAAATG GAGATAAATACAGCGTCCAGTTCAAGTTGCCTGACGTGTATGGAGTGTTCCAGTTCAAGGTGGACTACAACAGGCTAGGCTACACACACCTGTACTCCTCTACTCAG GTGTCAGTGCGTCCTCTGCAGCACACGCAGTATGAGCGCTTCATCCCCTCAGCGTTCCCTTACTACGCCAGTGTCTTCTCCATGATGGGAGGACTCTTTGTCTTCAGCATAGTCTTCCTTCACATGAAAGAAAAGGAAAAATCAGACTAG